From the genome of Ammoniphilus sp. CFH 90114, one region includes:
- a CDS encoding S1 RNA-binding domain-containing protein — protein sequence MKMVQAGQMATLEVARKAQFGYFLTDGENDILLHKNEAAKELSEGQKVSVFLYMDHEERLAATMKESKIVFGQFTWLEVSDVNRKMGVFLDMGIQKELLLSKDDLPQDRAAWPLKGDRVFVGLKYDKKGRLLAKLGLDVELAELEQPAGKDMLHKSVSGYVYRVIALGAFFFTEENHIAFVHRDDMLGPIRLGQKVTARVKSIRDDGRINATQNPPKAVAYQEDAEIIYQILQDRGGAMPFSDQTDPETIRQKFGISKAAFKRALGKLMKENKIYQEDGWTYLATIKQN from the coding sequence ATGAAAATGGTGCAGGCTGGTCAGATGGCTACACTAGAGGTGGCACGTAAAGCTCAGTTTGGTTACTTTTTAACGGATGGAGAGAATGATATTCTGCTCCATAAGAACGAGGCAGCCAAAGAGCTGTCGGAGGGACAGAAGGTCTCCGTGTTTTTATATATGGATCATGAGGAACGTCTAGCGGCTACAATGAAGGAGTCGAAGATCGTTTTTGGCCAATTCACTTGGCTTGAAGTATCCGATGTGAATCGCAAGATGGGTGTATTTTTAGATATGGGCATTCAGAAGGAATTACTATTATCTAAAGATGATTTGCCGCAGGATAGAGCTGCATGGCCACTTAAAGGGGACCGCGTATTTGTAGGGTTAAAATACGATAAGAAAGGAAGACTTCTAGCCAAATTAGGGTTGGATGTTGAGCTTGCAGAGCTCGAACAGCCAGCTGGAAAAGATATGCTTCATAAGAGCGTTAGCGGATATGTTTACCGTGTAATTGCCCTAGGCGCATTCTTCTTTACGGAAGAGAATCATATTGCCTTCGTGCATCGTGATGATATGTTAGGACCTATTCGTTTAGGACAAAAGGTGACAGCAAGAGTAAAGAGTATTCGAGACGATGGTCGAATTAATGCAACACAGAACCCACCTAAGGCAGTAGCCTACCAAGAGGATGCGGAGATCATTTATCAAATCCTTCAAGATCGCGGAGGTGCCATGCCTTTCTCCGACCAGACCGATCCTGAAACGATCCGCCAAAAGTTTGGCATTAGTAAAGCAGCATTTAAACGGGCACTTGGTAAGCTGATGAAAGAGAATAAAATATATCAAGAAGATGGATGGACATATTTAGCTACAATTAAGCAAAACTAA
- a CDS encoding DUF421 domain-containing protein: protein MDFWQGDAHMPILGFVIRATVAYLFLFSLIKFLGQRTLSNLQAQDFLFAIVIGDVIGDPLVNQETSLSGPLAVALTLTFIHYITTFLALKSARFRRFVDEEPRLLVSRGKILRGMMKKTKVTLDMLLMSARMNNVMKLSDIELAILEPNGEISIITKAQANPVTLRDLDLPISEVKMPSVLIEDGNIVNRNLEHHNLSIGWLENQLEEQGIKSAKDVFLALLEGDGSLYVSTKEEPYRR, encoded by the coding sequence ATGGACTTCTGGCAGGGAGATGCGCACATGCCCATCCTAGGTTTTGTCATTCGGGCAACCGTTGCATACCTGTTTCTATTTAGTTTGATAAAGTTCTTAGGACAAAGAACGCTTAGCAATTTGCAAGCACAAGACTTCTTGTTTGCCATCGTTATAGGGGATGTGATTGGAGATCCCTTAGTGAATCAGGAAACTAGCCTCTCAGGGCCGCTTGCCGTAGCGTTAACCCTCACGTTTATTCATTATATTACGACTTTCCTGGCTTTGAAATCGGCTCGTTTTCGCCGGTTTGTAGATGAGGAGCCGAGATTGCTCGTGTCACGAGGGAAGATTCTAAGGGGAATGATGAAAAAGACGAAGGTCACACTAGACATGCTCTTGATGTCTGCGAGGATGAATAATGTTATGAAACTCTCGGATATTGAATTGGCCATTCTTGAGCCTAACGGAGAGATCAGCATTATTACCAAGGCGCAGGCAAATCCTGTGACCCTAAGGGACTTAGACCTTCCTATCTCGGAGGTTAAGATGCCTTCTGTGCTTATAGAGGATGGGAATATTGTGAATCGTAATCTAGAGCATCATAACCTCTCTATTGGCTGGCTGGAGAATCAACTTGAAGAACAAGGCATTAAATCAGCTAAGGATGTGTTTTTGGCGCTACTCGAAGGGGACGGTTCTCTTTATGTGAGCACAAAGGAAGAGCCATATAGGCGTTGA